One Urechidicola croceus genomic window, ACTGTTGCCAACAATGTATAACCACAATTACGGCGGATTCGACTACGTCAGAATCCACTCGGAATTGCTAAGGCTTGTGCTTAATCCGAAAATAAACGCTATTTTAACCCGTAACTGACGGTTATACGAAACCATTGTAAGCAAGCAAAAAAACGGAACTCTGAATAAAAAATGAACAAAGAATTAAGAACATATTTGATTGAGAAATGTCGGAATTGGATGTTGCCTGAAGAAGTAAAAGCTCTCGGACAAATAGAATTGAAAGAAAGTGAAATATATTCTGCCGAAAAATCAAAATTTGCTCAAAAGAAAATGGAATTGGTTTATGGAATTGGAGATGAAAAAACCGATGAATTAGTTGCTCTTGGGAAAGAAAAACTTTCGGACAGAATTGCGAAGCGACTTTTAAAAGAAAATAGCGGAATTGTAAACAAATGTCCGAATTGTGAAAGACTTGCTCGAACACCAAAAGCAAAACAATGTAGATTTTGTGGACATAAATGGTTTGAGAAAAATAAAGCGGATGAATAAATAAAATACAAACTTAAGACGTGTATAATTCATTGCTTTGGTCATTGCTTGTTTGGAAAATTCCTTCGGAATTTTCTCTCTTTCGTTTTTGTTTACTAAATTAGTTGCTGAAACATGCAACTAACCATAGACAAGACCGTTGCCAACAATTTGAGAAAAAACGTATAATTAAAGAATATTCTCTAATGAGAAAAATACTATTCATTTTCTTTTCAGTCTTTATGACCTCAATCATATACGGGCAGAAAAAAAGAATTGTATCGAAAATTGATTCGACAAAAACGCCTGAATTGGTTCTAATTCAAGAACTAACGGTAAAATCACCTATCGACTCTGTTTGGAAAGCATATACTACTAAAAAAGGCTGGGAAAATTGGGCTGTACCGCTTGCAGAAATTGACCTAAAAGTTGGCGGCTATATCAAGACGAATTACAATGAACAAGGTAAAATTGGAGATAGTACTACAATCATTACTCACATTATAAATTATGTGCCGAAAAAACTTCTTACACTACAAGCAGAAATAACTGATAATTTTCCTGAATTTATGAAAGATGACGCCAAGGATTTTTTCAATGTTATTTATTTTGACGAATTAGAAAACGGAAATACTAATATAAAATCATTCGGAATTGGATATAAAAACAATCCGAAATATTTGTCATTAATGAATTATTTCATTTCAGCCAATGAAAAGACCTTAATGAATTTAATCGCTTATTTAGAAAAAAAGAACTAAAAATAAAACTGCGGGCAACAAAGAATATAATTCTTTGCTTGGCATTAGCCTATAGTAATTGTAACAAGTTTCAACATAACACGTCATATTATTCTAAAGAAAAAAAATGAAAAATAAAATTTTAATAATACTTGCATTAGTATTACTAAGTGCTTGTAACGACTCAACTAAATTTAGCACTACCAATCAACCAACTCTAACTGATTATCAGGTTGGTGAAAAATGGGTTTGGAAATATAAAGGCGTGACTACTGAAGGAGAAGTACGCTCAGATGGAACAGATACAAGAGAAATAGTAAGTTTTGACGGAGCCCTAGGTATGACTATTGGTAAAGATACTATTCCTGTTAGCGAAATTGTTAAACCAGAGGCAAGCGAAACACCGAAGTACGACTGGCCTCTCGAAGTAGGTAAAAAATGGAAATACGAAAACAGTTGGACAAGTCAAGATGGAACTACTGGAAACCAAAGTCAGAATGCCGAAGTACTATCATACCAAGAACAAACTGTAGAAGCGGGAACATTTATGGCCTACACAATAAAATACACGGGTAAAACTACCAATTCTAGAGGATATAGCGCAAATGAAACAGAAGTATGGTTATATGCGCCTGCTGTAAAAAATTTCATAAAACTCACTCAAAATCAAGGTGATTTTCACTACGTGGAAGAATTAATCGAATATTCAAAATGAAAAAACGAAGCACAACAATAGTTATAAGTAATTGCATCCTATTCTGAATCTTTTTTTCGTAATATAATTCAGGACATTTTTAAATGGGCAACTTCTAACAAAATCCAATTCGTTGGAAAAAACTTTTTTGCTTTTTCTAACAAACTTTATTTCATAACATTCGGAATTGGAATAATGATTTTGACTCTCGAAAATCTGACCAAAAAACTCACTCAAGTGCTGAAAAATGGAATTATAAGCCTTCTAATTTTTGGGATTTTAGTAATCGGAATTTCCTCTATTGACGCTAATATGAAAATTGTGGAATGTACAGCCTGTGATAACGGAATTAGAAAATTAAATTGGAATGAAATAAACTACGGATTAATTTTAGGAACAAGTGCAGTAATTTCAATCATTCCAAGCCTAATAAGAATAATAAAACAGACAAAAAAGCCAGCGTACAACAACGTGTAAAAATAATTACTAACTTAGGTGCGTATTCAATGGTCATTACAATTTTACTATGACTAATTTTCCTTCGAAAAACCATCAATGAGTAAAAAAATGAAGCAAAAAGAACTATCAGAATTAACAAATCAAGAATTGTTAGACAAAGCCAAAAAAATGAAATCGACTTCGTTCATTAATGCTCTGTTCATAGGTGTTTTGATAGGAATTGTAATTTATAGCATTGTAAAAAACAGTTTTGGGTTTTTAACATTAATTCCTCTATTTTTAGCATACAAATTAATCAATAATTCTAAAAATAATAAACTCATTGAAGAAGAACTAAAAGCGCGAAATTTAAAATGAAAAAAACAGTTCTATTCATCATATTAATCATATTCGTTTATGCTTGTAATGAACGAAAAGAAATGAGTTCTATAAATCCTGAAAATTGGTCAAACAGAACAGCAAATATCAACACAAAAGATTCGCTGGAATTAGGTAAATCATACTTGTCAATTTATTCTCAAATATACAGTCAGTCTGAACACAAAACACACAACCTTACTGTAATGGTTAGTTTAAGAAATACGAGTGATCTTGATACAATTTATATTCTTCAAGCAGAATATTATGATACACATGGAAAATCTGTAAGAAAATATTTTAAGCAGCCAATATATTTATCACCAATGGAAACGACTGAAATAATTATAGATGAAATGGATGTTTCTGGTGGAACTGGTTCAAACTTTGTGTTTGAATGGAAAATTCCAAAAAACACTCCTGAACCTTTGTTTGAAGGAATTATGAGTTCAACAATGGGACAGCAAGGCCTTTCATTTACAACACAATCCATTCGCATCAAATAATAAGACAATTATGACAATCCTTATTTGGTTAACTTTCGCATTAATGATTGCAATTATAAGCATTGGAATTATTGCTTGGAAGAACAATCAAAATTTATCTAAAAAAGAGTTTGTAAAAAAAATATATTGGAAAATTATTACTCTTCTAATCTTTTTTGGAGCATTATATTTATATAAAAATTATAACACCCAAAAAAAAGAAGTTCAAAATACCGACTTTACTTTAGGAATTATTGCCGACTGCCAATATTGTGATTGCGATGTGAAATGGAATCGTTATTATAGAAACTCACCTCAACGACTTAAAGAGGCCGTAACGGAATTAAATAAACACAATCTTGAATACACCATTCATCTAGGTGATTTTATTGATCAGCACTTTGAAAGTTTTGATAGTATCATTCCAACTTGGAATCAATTAAAATCTACATCTTATCACGTTTTAGGAAATCATGATTTTGATGTAGCAGACAGTTTGAAATCAAAAGTATTTGACAAACTAAATCTCAAAAAAAGATATTATAGCATTGATAAAGATGACTGGAAGTTTATAATAATTGATGGAAATGATTTGAGTTTTCACGGTGCACTAACTAAAGAAAAACAACAAGAAACAGATTCTATATTCAGAAAAATTGAGTCAGATTCTCTTCCGTATGCTAAAATATGGAACGGTGGAATAAGCAATCAACAATTTGAATGGATTGAACAAGAATTAATCGCCGCCGAAGAAAATGAACAAAAAGTTGGCTTTTATTGTCACTTTCCTTTAGTTCCAATTGCGAATGATAATCTTTGGAATACCGAAGAATTACAAGAGTTAATTAGGCAGTATAAAAACGTAAAAGTTTTTATGAACGGACACAATCATGATGGTGCTTATGTACTAAAAAACAAGGTGCATTATATTACTTTTAAAGGAATGGTTGACACGAAAGATTCCACTTCATTTTCGTTGGCAAAATTCACAAATGATAGTATTCTCATTAAAGGATTTGGTCGTGAAAAAAGTAGAAAACTTGCTGTTTTCAACTAATTATATTCTACTTTGATAGGTATATAAATCGTGATATCTACCTTTCTTAGCAATCAGTTCGTCGTGCTTTCCTCGTTCTACTATATTACCATCTTCAATCACCAAAATTTGATCTGCTTTTTGAATAGTACTCAATCTGTGTGCAATTACAAAGGTAGTTCTGTATTTCATCAATTCTTGTAAACTTTTCTGAATAAAAGACTCACTTTCTGTATCCAAATTTGACGTTGCCTCATCCAAAATAATGATTTTTGGATCTGCTAATAAGGCTCTTGCAATCGAAATTCGTTGACGTTGACCTCCAGATAATTTTACACCACGTTCGCCAATTACGGTATCTAAACCTTCCTCAAATCTATCGGTAAATTCATCAACATATGCTCCCTTAACTGCTGCTAATAATTGTTCTTCGGTTGCATTTGGTCTTGGAAAAAGGATGTTTTCCCTTATAGTTCCTTCGTATAAAAAATCATCTTGAAGTACAACTCCTAAGTGGTTTCTAAAACTACTCAAGTTTACTTGGGATAAATCTATTCCGTCTAAAGTGACTTTACCATCATTCGGATTTAAAAATGTTGCTGCCAATCCTGCAATTGTTGACTTTCCCGAACCTGAAGAACCAACTAAAGCAGTTACACTTCCTTTGGGTGCTTCAAACGAAATACCATGTAAAACTTCTTTATTTTCTTCATAAGCAAATGAAACATTGTCAAAAACCATATTTCCTGTAATGTCATTTAACTTAATCGTTCTTTCATCTGGATTGTCTTCTTCAGGCATATTCATCAATTCCTGAGTTCTATCCAATCCTGCCATTGCTTCTGTTAATTGACTCCCTATATTACTCATTTGAACAATCGGTGCTACCATAAAACCAAGTAATAGTGTAAACTGAACAAAATCTCCAATTGTCATTGAACCATCCATAATATAATAACCTCCGATTCCCATAATTCCAGCAGAAGCCAAGCCTATTAAAAATGTAGAAGAACTTGTGATTAATGCAGTTGCTGTCAAACTCTTTTTAACATTTAAAAACAATGTTTCAACACCTTTTTCAAATGTTTTATTTTCTTGTTCTTCTGCATTAAAACCTTTTATAACTCTCACACCATTTAAAGTTTCGGTCAATCTACCAGTAACTTCAGCATTTATTTTCCCTCTTGCTTTGAAAATAGGTCTAATAACTCCAAAAGCTTTTAACATCACAACTGCAAAAATTAGTACTGGAACTAATACAACAAATGTCATGGTTGCATTGATTTTTATCAACCAAATAAATGATAAAATTGCTGTTATTGAACCTCCAATTAATTGTACCAACCCAGTTCCAACAAGATTTCTAACTCCCTCAACATCGGTCATGACTCTTGAAACTAATGCCCCTGATTTATTATTGTCGAAAAAATTGATTGGTAACTTTAATAATTTCCGTTGAACTTTAGCACGTAATAACGAAATCAAATGCTGTGCTTCTACACTTAATAATCTCGTCAACGAAAAAGATGTTACTGCCTGAATTATTAATGCTCCAACTACAATAAGGATGAGTGTATACAATCCATCCATATTTTTATTTGGAACAACATTATCAATTAAAGTCTTCGTTTGAAGTGGGATTATTAATCCTGCCAAACTTTTTAAAACAATTAAAACTAATCCTATTGAAACGATTTTTCTTCTTGGCCAAATAAACTCTTTGAAAGCCCAAGAAAATGATACTTTATTTCTACTCATAATTCCATATTGTCGAATATCAAGCCACACTCATATTTAGTGACAATTAGTCACATAAATTTAGTAATAATCTTTGTGTTAAAGTTAGATTATTATTATATTAGAAATAGATAATTTAAAACAAAAAATAATACATGAACACATTTTTAGAGAAAATTAATACACTCTTAATTGACTATGCACCAAAAGTTATGATGGCAATTGCCATATTAATAGTTGGTCTTTTTTTAATTCGAATAGTCTTAAATATTGTAAAAAAAATAATGAATAAAAGAGGTGTTGAAGAAACACTTCAAAAATTTTTAACAAATCTTTTAGGTTGGACACTTAAAATCCTCTTGTTTGTTGCAGTTGCAGCTAAACTTGGTATTGAAACCACCTCTTTTGCGGCTATAATTGGTGCTGCAGGTTTGGCAATTGGATTGGCATTGCAAGGCTCTCTTTCAAATTTTGCTGGAGGAGCACTTATTATGATTTTTAAACCATTTAAAATTGGTGATGTAATCGAGGCTCAAGGTATAACTGGTAAAGTAAAGGAAATT contains:
- a CDS encoding SRPBCC family protein, which codes for MRKILFIFFSVFMTSIIYGQKKRIVSKIDSTKTPELVLIQELTVKSPIDSVWKAYTTKKGWENWAVPLAEIDLKVGGYIKTNYNEQGKIGDSTTIITHIINYVPKKLLTLQAEITDNFPEFMKDDAKDFFNVIYFDELENGNTNIKSFGIGYKNNPKYLSLMNYFISANEKTLMNLIAYLEKKN
- a CDS encoding FUSC family protein, giving the protein MSKKMKQKELSELTNQELLDKAKKMKSTSFINALFIGVLIGIVIYSIVKNSFGFLTLIPLFLAYKLINNSKNNKLIEEELKARNLK
- a CDS encoding DUF3124 domain-containing protein, which produces MKKTVLFIILIIFVYACNERKEMSSINPENWSNRTANINTKDSLELGKSYLSIYSQIYSQSEHKTHNLTVMVSLRNTSDLDTIYILQAEYYDTHGKSVRKYFKQPIYLSPMETTEIIIDEMDVSGGTGSNFVFEWKIPKNTPEPLFEGIMSSTMGQQGLSFTTQSIRIK
- a CDS encoding metallophosphoesterase gives rise to the protein MTILIWLTFALMIAIISIGIIAWKNNQNLSKKEFVKKIYWKIITLLIFFGALYLYKNYNTQKKEVQNTDFTLGIIADCQYCDCDVKWNRYYRNSPQRLKEAVTELNKHNLEYTIHLGDFIDQHFESFDSIIPTWNQLKSTSYHVLGNHDFDVADSLKSKVFDKLNLKKRYYSIDKDDWKFIIIDGNDLSFHGALTKEKQQETDSIFRKIESDSLPYAKIWNGGISNQQFEWIEQELIAAEENEQKVGFYCHFPLVPIANDNLWNTEELQELIRQYKNVKVFMNGHNHDGAYVLKNKVHYITFKGMVDTKDSTSFSLAKFTNDSILIKGFGREKSRKLAVFN
- a CDS encoding ABC transporter ATP-binding protein, which codes for MSRNKVSFSWAFKEFIWPRRKIVSIGLVLIVLKSLAGLIIPLQTKTLIDNVVPNKNMDGLYTLILIVVGALIIQAVTSFSLTRLLSVEAQHLISLLRAKVQRKLLKLPINFFDNNKSGALVSRVMTDVEGVRNLVGTGLVQLIGGSITAILSFIWLIKINATMTFVVLVPVLIFAVVMLKAFGVIRPIFKARGKINAEVTGRLTETLNGVRVIKGFNAEEQENKTFEKGVETLFLNVKKSLTATALITSSSTFLIGLASAGIMGIGGYYIMDGSMTIGDFVQFTLLLGFMVAPIVQMSNIGSQLTEAMAGLDRTQELMNMPEEDNPDERTIKLNDITGNMVFDNVSFAYEENKEVLHGISFEAPKGSVTALVGSSGSGKSTIAGLAATFLNPNDGKVTLDGIDLSQVNLSSFRNHLGVVLQDDFLYEGTIRENILFPRPNATEEQLLAAVKGAYVDEFTDRFEEGLDTVIGERGVKLSGGQRQRISIARALLADPKIIILDEATSNLDTESESFIQKSLQELMKYRTTFVIAHRLSTIQKADQILVIEDGNIVERGKHDELIAKKGRYHDLYTYQSRI
- a CDS encoding mechanosensitive ion channel family protein, with the protein product MNTFLEKINTLLIDYAPKVMMAIAILIVGLFLIRIVLNIVKKIMNKRGVEETLQKFLTNLLGWTLKILLFVAVAAKLGIETTSFAAIIGAAGLAIGLALQGSLSNFAGGALIMIFKPFKIGDVIEAQGITGKVKEIQIFTTHLNTPNNRLVIIPNGSLSNGNITNFTAEGKLRVDLTFGVGYDSDIKETKNVFLDVLSKNPKILKDPAPMIKLNELADSSINFIVRPWVKTEDYWDVYFDTIEQTKEALDIAGIEIPYPHAVEIQKES